In Brachyspira sp. SAP_772, the genomic window CATGCTTTTGGAAGAGATGATGATTATGATATGATTAATAAAGTTTATAAGCCTTTTGATAATCTTACTCTTTTAGCTTCTATTAAAAGCAATGGCGATATAGATAAAAAAATAATAGGAAGTATAACTGATGTATTACATGCTGATTTTATTAATAATTATGATGCATTAAAAAAAATATTTATATCAAGTTCTCTTCAAGTGGTGAGTTTTACTATTACAGAAAAAGGTTATTCAATAAAAGACTTAAATGGTAATTATAGCAGTATAGTAGAAGRAGATATTAATAATGAGCCAAAAAAAGCAAAAAATATTATGAGTATTATTGCTGYTATGCTTTTAGAAAGATATAAAAACRSTGCCTTTCCTATAGCTATGCTTAGTGTAGATAACTGTTCAAATAATGGAGATAAATTAAAATCCTCTATTGTTGAAATATCTAGAGAATGGGTAAAAAGAGGTTATGCTGATAATGGTTTTGTAGAATATCTTGAAGATAGCAAAAAAGTTTCTTTCCCATTAAGCATGGTTGATAAAATTACTCCAAGACCTTCTGAGATTATAGAAAAAAAATTAGAGTCTATAGGACTTGAAGAAATGTCATTATTTAAAGTTGGTCATAAYAACATGGCTCCTTTTGTAAATGCTGAAAGTGTTGGATATTTAGTTGTAGAGGATTTATTTCCAAATGGAAGASCAAAGTTTGAAAAAGCTAATGTATATGTAACAGACAGAATAACAGTTCAAACTGYAGAGAAAATGAAAGTTACAACTTGTTTAAATCCGCTTCATACAGCTTTA contains:
- a CDS encoding mannitol dehydrogenase family protein, coding for HAFGRDDDYDMINKVYKPFDNLTLLASIKSNGDIDKKIIGSITDVLHADFINNYDALKKIFISSSLQVVSFTITEKGYSIKDLNGNYSSIVEXDINNEPKKAKNIMSIIAXMLLERYKNXAFPIAMLSVDNCSNNGDKLKSSIVEISREWVKRGYADNGFVEYLEDSKKVSFPLSMVDKITPRPSEIIEKKLESIGLEEMSLFKVGHNNMAPFVNAESVGYLVVEDLFPNGRXKFEKANVYVTDRITVQTXEKMKVTTCLNPLHTALAIFGCLLNYNFIYEEMRNPSLKKLVEKIGYDEGMKVVADPXILNPKXFIKEVIEERLVNPYIPDSPKRIATDTSQKIPIRYGETLKSYVKNGLDISSLVGIPLTIAAWLRYLMGIDDNGKXMEISPDPMLEELQKHIKNIKFKNKETIGNNLKPILSNKIIFAVDLYDEKINLGKKIESYFSEMISKENAVKECLEKYIK